A genomic region of Clavibacter michiganensis subsp. insidiosus contains the following coding sequences:
- a CDS encoding nucleoside hydrolase — MPTKILIDCDPGHDDALALMLAHGSPEVELVGITTVAGNQTLEKVTRNALAVATVAGIHGVPVAAGCARPLVRPVMTAPEIHGESGLDGPELPEPTVALDPRHAVDLIIETVMAHAPGEITLVPLGALTNIALAVRREPRIVERVKEVVLMGGGYHHGNRTAVAEFNIAVDPEAAHIVFGEAWPVTMVGLDLTYQATATPDVMARIAALGTPAARFVVDSMESYGRAYHDRQDFPSPPVHDPCAVARVIDPRLVSVRRAPVSVELTGTHTTGMTVTDLRRPAPDDCTTQVAVDLDHAGFWDAVVDALERIG, encoded by the coding sequence ATGCCCACCAAGATCCTGATCGACTGCGACCCGGGGCACGACGACGCCCTCGCCCTGATGCTCGCGCACGGCAGCCCCGAGGTGGAGCTCGTCGGCATCACCACCGTCGCCGGCAACCAGACGCTGGAGAAGGTGACGCGGAACGCGCTCGCGGTCGCGACCGTCGCGGGCATCCACGGTGTGCCCGTCGCCGCGGGGTGCGCGCGCCCGCTCGTGCGGCCCGTCATGACGGCGCCCGAGATCCACGGCGAGTCCGGGCTCGACGGGCCCGAGCTGCCCGAGCCCACCGTCGCGCTGGATCCGCGGCACGCGGTGGACCTCATCATCGAGACGGTCATGGCGCACGCGCCCGGCGAGATCACCCTGGTGCCGCTCGGTGCGCTCACCAACATCGCGCTGGCCGTGCGGCGCGAGCCGCGCATCGTCGAGCGCGTGAAGGAGGTCGTGCTCATGGGAGGCGGCTACCACCACGGCAACCGCACGGCCGTCGCGGAGTTCAACATCGCGGTGGACCCGGAGGCCGCGCACATCGTGTTCGGCGAGGCATGGCCCGTGACCATGGTGGGCCTCGACCTCACGTACCAGGCGACGGCGACGCCGGACGTCATGGCGCGCATCGCGGCCCTCGGCACGCCGGCCGCGCGCTTCGTCGTCGACTCGATGGAGTCGTACGGCCGGGCGTACCACGACCGCCAGGACTTCCCGAGCCCGCCCGTGCACGACCCGTGCGCCGTCGCGCGCGTGATCGACCCGCGCCTCGTCAGCGTGCGGCGCGCGCCGGTGTCCGTCGAGCTGACGGGCACGCACACGACGGGCATGACGGTGACGGACCTGCGTCGACCGGCGCCCGACGACTGCACGACGCAGGTCGCCGTGGACCTCGACCACGCCGGGTTCTGGGACGCGGTGGTCGACGCGCTCGAGCGCATCGGCTGA
- a CDS encoding thymidine phosphorylase: protein MSAAFDVVDLIRTKRDGGRLSTAEIDWLVAAYTDRYVADEQMAALAMAILLRGMDRTEIRDLTLAMIASGETLDFSGLGKPTVDKHSTGGVGDKITLPLMPLVASYGVAVPQLSGRGLGHTGGTLDKLESIPGWRADLSTEEMVQQMKDHGGVVCAAGSGLAPADKRLYALRDTTGTVEAIPLIASSIMSKKIAEGTGALVLDVKFGGGAFMTDIDRSRELARTMVELGTDAGVRTTALLTDMDVPLGLAIGNANEVRESVEVLAGGGPADVVELTLALAREMLAAVGIPDADVDVALRDGRAMDSWRATVRAQGGDPDAAMPVARENHVVTAERDGVLVQQDALPFGIAAWRLGAGRARQGDAVQHAAGVDLHAKPGDRVRRGDPLFTLSTDEPERFARALESLEGAYRVGDAEEHVARGPLVRERITAEG, encoded by the coding sequence GTGAGCGCCGCGTTCGACGTCGTCGACCTGATCCGAACCAAGCGCGATGGCGGCCGCCTCTCGACCGCCGAGATCGACTGGCTCGTGGCGGCCTACACCGACCGCTACGTCGCGGACGAGCAGATGGCGGCGCTCGCGATGGCGATCCTGCTGCGCGGCATGGACCGCACCGAGATCCGCGACCTCACGCTCGCCATGATCGCGAGCGGCGAGACGCTCGACTTCTCCGGACTCGGCAAGCCCACGGTCGACAAGCACTCCACGGGCGGCGTGGGCGACAAGATCACCCTCCCGCTCATGCCGCTGGTCGCGTCCTACGGCGTCGCCGTGCCGCAGCTCTCCGGCCGCGGCCTCGGCCACACGGGCGGCACGCTCGACAAGCTCGAGTCGATCCCCGGCTGGCGCGCCGACCTCTCCACGGAGGAGATGGTGCAGCAGATGAAGGACCACGGCGGCGTGGTCTGCGCGGCCGGCAGCGGGCTGGCCCCCGCCGACAAGCGCCTCTACGCGCTGCGCGACACCACGGGCACGGTCGAGGCGATCCCGCTCATCGCCTCGAGCATCATGAGCAAGAAGATCGCGGAGGGCACGGGCGCGCTCGTGCTCGACGTGAAGTTCGGCGGCGGCGCCTTCATGACCGACATCGACCGGTCGCGCGAGCTCGCGCGCACCATGGTCGAGCTCGGCACCGACGCCGGCGTGCGGACCACCGCGCTCCTCACCGACATGGACGTGCCGCTCGGCCTCGCCATCGGCAACGCCAACGAGGTGCGCGAGTCCGTCGAGGTGCTCGCGGGCGGCGGCCCCGCCGACGTCGTGGAGCTCACGCTCGCGCTCGCGCGGGAGATGCTCGCCGCGGTCGGGATCCCCGATGCCGACGTCGACGTCGCCCTCCGCGACGGCCGGGCCATGGACTCGTGGCGCGCCACCGTGCGCGCCCAGGGCGGGGATCCGGACGCCGCGATGCCCGTCGCCCGCGAGAACCACGTGGTCACCGCGGAGCGCGACGGCGTGCTCGTGCAGCAGGACGCCCTGCCGTTCGGCATCGCCGCGTGGCGCCTCGGCGCCGGACGCGCGCGCCAGGGTGACGCCGTGCAGCACGCCGCGGGCGTGGACCTGCACGCGAAGCCGGGGGACCGCGTCCGCCGCGGCGACCCGCTGTTCACGCTCTCCACCGACGAGCCGGAGCGGTTCGCCCGCGCGCTGGAGTCGCTCGAGGGCGCGTACCGGGTCGGCGACGCGGAGGAGCACGTCGCGCGCGGCCCGCTCGTGCGGGAGCGCATCACCGCCGAGGGCTGA
- a CDS encoding cytidine deaminase has translation MSAVEPVGSGGIDWGSLREAAHEAMGRAYVPYSKFPVGVAAIATDGRVITGCNVENASYGLTLCAECALVSVLHLTGGGQLVAFTCVDGAGNILMPCGRCRQLLFEHAVPGMLLETVSGIRTIDEVLPDAFGPSTLTAYGDRS, from the coding sequence GTGAGCGCCGTGGAGCCCGTGGGGTCGGGCGGCATCGACTGGGGATCCCTCCGCGAGGCCGCGCACGAGGCCATGGGCCGCGCGTACGTCCCCTATTCGAAGTTCCCCGTGGGCGTCGCGGCGATCGCCACCGACGGCCGCGTCATCACCGGCTGCAACGTGGAGAACGCCTCATACGGCCTCACGCTCTGCGCCGAGTGCGCGCTCGTCTCCGTGCTGCACCTCACGGGCGGCGGCCAGCTCGTGGCCTTCACGTGCGTGGACGGCGCCGGCAACATCCTCATGCCGTGCGGGCGCTGCCGGCAGCTGCTGTTCGAGCACGCGGTGCCGGGCATGCTGCTGGAGACCGTGTCGGGGATCCGGACCATCGACGAGGTGCTTCCCGACGCGTTCGGGCCGAGCACGCTCACCGCGTACGGGGACCGCTCGTGA
- a CDS encoding ABC transporter permease — protein sequence MTATTPTQSASPAPHDPAAAALERAVATSWKAPVAFGVFTVISLVLFVLFRREGSSTFGLSTSTDLIQLAPLVLPTAATGVAVTVVLAALTVVSAVLVRRSAKVPLWFTAVFAILFLVAFLTWASAGQTIPVPGLLVGTVALSVPLIFGALGGVLSERVGVVNVAIEGQLLAGAFVSAVVASITGQPLIGLASAMVAGMLVSFVLAAFAIKYLVDQVIVGVVLNVLVTGLTSFLFSQVLSADPGTLNSPPRFDRVDIPILGQIPIIGPVLFRQTIIVYVMYVAVFLVWYCLFHTRWGLRLRAVGEHPQAADTVGIKVSATRFWNVSLAGAIAGLGGAFFTLGSVGAFNKEMTAGAGFIALAAVIFGRWDPLRATLAALLFGFASNLQNVLGVIGSPVPSEFMLMLPYVVTIAAVAGLVGQVRGPAAAGKPYVKS from the coding sequence ATGACCGCGACGACCCCCACGCAGTCGGCGTCACCCGCGCCGCACGACCCCGCGGCCGCCGCCCTCGAGCGCGCCGTCGCGACCAGCTGGAAGGCGCCCGTCGCCTTCGGCGTCTTCACCGTGATCTCGCTCGTCCTGTTCGTGCTGTTCCGCCGGGAGGGGTCGAGCACGTTCGGCCTCTCCACCAGCACGGACCTCATCCAGCTCGCGCCGCTCGTGCTGCCGACCGCCGCCACGGGCGTGGCCGTCACCGTGGTGCTGGCCGCGCTCACCGTGGTGTCCGCCGTGCTGGTGCGCCGGTCGGCCAAGGTGCCGCTCTGGTTCACCGCCGTGTTCGCGATCCTGTTCCTGGTCGCGTTCCTCACCTGGGCGTCCGCGGGCCAGACGATCCCGGTGCCCGGCCTCCTGGTGGGCACGGTGGCCCTGTCGGTCCCGCTCATCTTCGGCGCGCTCGGCGGCGTGCTCTCGGAGCGCGTGGGCGTCGTCAACGTCGCGATCGAGGGCCAGCTGCTGGCGGGCGCGTTCGTGTCCGCGGTCGTGGCCTCGATCACCGGGCAGCCGCTCATCGGGCTCGCGTCCGCGATGGTCGCCGGCATGCTCGTGTCGTTCGTGCTCGCGGCCTTCGCCATCAAGTACCTGGTCGACCAGGTCATCGTCGGCGTCGTCCTCAACGTGCTGGTCACCGGCCTCACGAGCTTCCTGTTCTCGCAGGTGCTCTCGGCCGACCCGGGCACCCTCAACTCGCCGCCGCGCTTCGACCGCGTCGACATCCCGATCCTCGGCCAGATCCCGATCATCGGACCGGTGCTCTTCCGGCAGACGATCATCGTCTACGTCATGTACGTGGCCGTGTTCCTCGTCTGGTACTGCCTCTTCCACACGCGCTGGGGCCTGCGCCTCCGCGCGGTGGGCGAGCACCCGCAGGCGGCCGACACCGTGGGCATCAAGGTCTCCGCGACCCGGTTCTGGAACGTGTCCCTCGCGGGCGCGATCGCGGGCCTCGGCGGCGCGTTCTTCACGCTCGGCTCGGTCGGCGCGTTCAACAAGGAGATGACGGCGGGCGCCGGGTTCATCGCCCTGGCCGCCGTGATCTTCGGCCGGTGGGATCCGCTGCGCGCCACGCTCGCGGCCCTCCTGTTCGGCTTCGCGAGCAACCTGCAGAACGTCCTCGGCGTCATCGGGTCGCCCGTGCCGAGCGAGTTCATGCTGATGCTGCCGTACGTCGTGACCATCGCCGCGGTCGCCGGACTGGTGGGGCAGGTGCGCGGACCCGCCGCCGCCGGCAAGCCCTACGTGAAGTCGTGA
- a CDS encoding ABC transporter permease: MTDDTTRPEGQGPEDPSAGQLPASGREAGSVGDPTRAEAPAGVPAAATADGDGGSRAGQVLREIASGSALLSVLAVVLSLVVGALLIAVTDEETQKAAGYFFQRPTDTLRAAWDAASGAYSALFQGSIYNFRRPGFANGIKPLTETLTFATPLIAAGLGVALAFRVGLFNIGARGQMLIAAACAGWVGFSFDLPPVIHLVLAVGAGIVGGAVWGGIVGLLKARTGAHEVIVTIMLNYVAFYLISYLLRTPGLLQAPGSNNPKTPAMQDTAIFPALLGDGYSLHAGFLVVVLATVIVWYLLNRSGLGFRFRAVGENPSAARVAGIDVKNSYLYAMLISGGLAGLAGASQVLGTVTTGFSSGIDAGIGFDAITVALLGRSRPWGVFVAGILFGAFKAGGFSMQAAEGVPIDIVVVVQSLIVLFIAAPPLVRAVFRLPAPGQARRTTRIRKAALAS, from the coding sequence ATGACCGACGACACCACTCGTCCCGAGGGCCAGGGGCCCGAGGACCCGTCCGCGGGGCAGCTGCCCGCCTCCGGTCGCGAGGCCGGATCCGTGGGCGACCCCACGCGCGCCGAGGCGCCCGCGGGCGTGCCCGCCGCGGCGACCGCCGACGGCGACGGGGGATCCCGCGCCGGCCAGGTCCTCCGCGAGATCGCCTCCGGCAGCGCGCTGCTGTCGGTGCTCGCGGTCGTGCTCTCGCTCGTGGTCGGCGCGCTGCTCATCGCGGTCACCGACGAGGAGACGCAGAAGGCGGCGGGATACTTCTTCCAACGCCCCACGGACACCTTGCGGGCCGCATGGGACGCCGCCTCGGGCGCGTACTCCGCGCTCTTCCAGGGGTCGATCTACAACTTCCGCCGGCCGGGCTTCGCGAACGGCATCAAGCCGCTCACCGAGACGCTGACCTTCGCGACCCCGCTCATCGCGGCCGGCCTCGGCGTCGCGCTCGCGTTCCGCGTGGGCCTGTTCAACATCGGCGCCCGCGGCCAGATGCTCATCGCCGCCGCGTGCGCCGGCTGGGTCGGCTTCAGCTTCGACCTCCCGCCCGTGATCCACCTGGTGCTCGCCGTCGGCGCGGGCATCGTCGGCGGCGCGGTCTGGGGCGGGATCGTCGGCCTCCTCAAGGCGCGCACCGGCGCGCACGAGGTGATCGTCACGATCATGCTCAACTACGTCGCGTTCTACCTGATCTCCTACCTGCTGCGGACGCCGGGCCTCCTGCAGGCGCCCGGGTCGAACAACCCGAAGACGCCCGCGATGCAGGACACCGCGATCTTCCCGGCGCTCCTCGGCGACGGGTACTCGCTGCACGCGGGCTTCCTCGTGGTCGTCCTCGCGACCGTGATCGTCTGGTACCTCCTCAACCGCTCGGGCCTCGGCTTCCGGTTCCGCGCGGTGGGCGAGAACCCGAGCGCCGCGCGGGTCGCCGGCATCGACGTGAAGAACTCCTACCTCTACGCCATGCTCATCTCGGGCGGGCTCGCGGGCCTCGCCGGGGCGAGCCAGGTGCTCGGCACGGTCACCACGGGCTTCAGCTCGGGGATCGACGCGGGCATCGGCTTCGACGCCATCACGGTGGCGCTGCTCGGCCGCAGCCGGCCGTGGGGCGTCTTCGTCGCGGGGATCCTGTTCGGCGCGTTCAAGGCCGGCGGCTTCTCGATGCAGGCGGCCGAGGGCGTCCCCATCGACATCGTCGTGGTCGTCCAGTCGCTCATCGTCCTGTTCATCGCGGCGCCCCCGCTCGTGCGGGCGGTCTTCCGCCTGCCCGCGCCGGGCCAGGCGCGTCGCACCACCCGGATCCGGAAGGCGGCGCTCGCCTCATGA
- a CDS encoding ABC transporter ATP-binding protein → MKLELRGITKRFGALVANDHIDLVVQPGEIHCLLGENGAGKSTLMNVLYGLYQAEEGEILLDDRVARFAGPGDAMAAGIGMVHQHFMLIPVFTVAENVMLGHEETKLGGRLDLAGARAKVREISARFGFDVDPDALVADLPVGVQQRVEIIKALSRDAEVLVFDEPTAVLTPQETDELMVIMKQLRDAGTGIVFITHKLREVREVADRITVIRLGKVVGEAEPTASNAELASLMVGRSVSLTVAKEPATPGDAALVVRDLTVIDAAGQVVVDGVSFEVHAGEILAIAGVQGNGQTELTEAILGLQARVSGTIDLDGTRLTGRSVRRVLDAGVGFVPEDRNEDGLVPEFTIAENLMLDRSDSPPFVVAGSLKLGYLDEFARDRVREFDIRTQGIDTHVGRLSGGNAQKVVLARELSRDLRLFVAAQPTRGLDVGSIEFVHTRVVETRDRGLPVIVVSTELDEVAALADRIAVMYRGGIVGIVPGDTPRDVLGLMMAGEVPASVPTPTTAGGRTA, encoded by the coding sequence ATGAAGCTCGAACTGCGGGGCATCACCAAGCGCTTCGGCGCCCTGGTCGCCAACGACCACATCGACCTCGTTGTCCAGCCGGGGGAGATCCACTGCCTCCTGGGCGAGAACGGCGCCGGCAAGTCCACGCTGATGAACGTCCTCTACGGCCTGTACCAGGCGGAGGAGGGCGAGATCCTCCTCGACGACCGGGTGGCCCGCTTCGCCGGACCCGGCGACGCGATGGCGGCCGGCATCGGCATGGTGCACCAGCACTTCATGCTCATCCCCGTCTTCACGGTCGCGGAGAACGTCATGCTCGGCCACGAGGAGACGAAGCTCGGCGGTCGGCTCGACCTGGCCGGCGCCCGCGCGAAGGTGCGCGAGATCTCCGCCCGCTTCGGCTTCGACGTGGATCCCGACGCGCTCGTCGCCGACCTGCCCGTCGGCGTGCAGCAGCGCGTCGAAATCATCAAGGCCCTGTCGCGCGACGCCGAGGTGCTCGTGTTCGACGAGCCGACCGCCGTGCTCACGCCGCAGGAGACCGACGAGCTCATGGTCATCATGAAGCAGCTGCGGGACGCCGGAACGGGCATCGTCTTCATCACCCACAAGCTGCGCGAGGTGCGCGAGGTCGCGGACCGCATCACCGTCATCCGGCTGGGCAAGGTCGTCGGCGAGGCCGAGCCCACCGCCAGCAACGCCGAGCTCGCGTCGCTCATGGTCGGCCGGAGCGTGTCGCTCACGGTGGCGAAGGAGCCGGCCACGCCCGGCGACGCCGCGCTCGTGGTGCGCGACCTCACGGTGATCGACGCGGCCGGCCAGGTCGTCGTCGACGGCGTCAGCTTCGAGGTGCACGCGGGGGAGATCCTCGCCATCGCGGGCGTGCAGGGCAACGGCCAGACCGAGCTCACCGAGGCGATCCTCGGGCTCCAGGCGCGCGTGTCCGGCACCATCGACCTCGACGGCACGCGCCTCACCGGCCGCTCCGTCCGCCGGGTGCTCGACGCGGGCGTGGGCTTCGTGCCCGAGGACCGCAACGAGGACGGGCTCGTCCCCGAGTTCACCATCGCCGAGAACCTCATGCTCGACCGGTCCGACAGCCCGCCGTTCGTCGTCGCCGGATCCCTGAAGCTCGGCTACCTCGACGAGTTCGCGCGCGACCGCGTGCGCGAGTTCGACATCCGCACGCAGGGCATCGACACGCACGTCGGCCGGCTCTCCGGCGGCAACGCGCAGAAGGTGGTGCTCGCCCGCGAGCTCAGCCGGGACCTCCGCCTCTTCGTCGCGGCGCAGCCCACGCGCGGCCTCGACGTCGGATCCATCGAGTTCGTGCACACGCGCGTCGTCGAGACGCGCGACCGCGGCCTCCCCGTCATCGTCGTCTCCACCGAGCTCGACGAGGTCGCGGCGCTGGCCGACCGCATCGCCGTGATGTACCGCGGCGGCATCGTCGGCATCGTCCCGGGCGACACCCCGCGCGACGTGCTCGGCCTCATGATGGCCGGCGAGGTCCCCGCATCCGTCCCCACCCCCACGACCGCCGGAGGGCGCACCGCATGA
- a CDS encoding BMP family lipoprotein — MTITTRKAALGGLAAVGITAILAGCGAAPESTAGGTGGAAKSDLVSCMVSDSGGFDDKSFNQLGFEGLTRAATDLGLETPKTVESAAETDFAPNLTNLADQGCGLIVTVGFLLADATKEAAAANSEIEYAIIDDASIDAPNVKPITFNTSEAAFLAGYAAAAYSKTATVGTFGGLQIPTVTIFMDGFVDGVNYYNEQKGKDVKAIGWDVASQSGSFTGEFVANQTAKTAAQTLIDQGADVIMPVGGPIFLSAGEAIRDSSDKKVVMVGVDSDAYETAPDLKDLFLTSVLKGIDAGVEDVVKTAADAKFDATPYVGTLKNGGVDIASFHDYESEVPSDLSGELETIKAGIIDGSIAVESPSSLTK; from the coding sequence GTGACCATCACCACCCGAAAGGCCGCCCTCGGCGGTCTCGCCGCCGTCGGCATCACCGCGATCCTCGCGGGCTGCGGCGCCGCCCCCGAGTCGACCGCGGGAGGCACCGGCGGCGCCGCCAAGAGCGACCTCGTCTCCTGCATGGTCTCCGACTCCGGCGGCTTCGACGACAAGTCGTTCAACCAGCTCGGCTTCGAGGGCCTCACCAGGGCGGCCACCGACCTCGGCCTCGAGACCCCGAAGACGGTCGAGTCCGCCGCGGAGACCGACTTCGCGCCGAACCTCACGAACCTCGCCGACCAGGGCTGCGGCCTCATCGTCACCGTCGGCTTCCTGCTGGCGGACGCCACCAAGGAGGCGGCGGCCGCCAACTCCGAGATCGAGTACGCGATCATCGACGACGCCTCGATCGACGCCCCGAACGTCAAGCCCATCACCTTCAACACCAGCGAGGCCGCGTTCCTCGCGGGCTACGCGGCGGCGGCCTACTCGAAGACCGCCACGGTCGGGACCTTCGGCGGCCTGCAGATCCCGACCGTCACGATCTTCATGGACGGCTTCGTCGACGGCGTGAACTACTACAACGAGCAGAAGGGCAAGGACGTCAAGGCCATCGGCTGGGACGTCGCGAGCCAGAGCGGGTCGTTCACCGGCGAGTTCGTCGCCAACCAGACGGCCAAGACCGCGGCCCAGACCCTCATCGACCAGGGCGCGGACGTCATCATGCCCGTCGGCGGACCGATCTTCCTCAGCGCCGGCGAGGCCATCCGCGACTCCAGCGACAAGAAGGTCGTCATGGTGGGCGTCGACTCCGACGCGTACGAGACCGCGCCCGACCTCAAGGACCTCTTCCTCACCTCGGTGCTCAAGGGCATCGACGCGGGCGTCGAGGACGTCGTGAAGACGGCGGCGGACGCCAAGTTCGACGCCACGCCCTACGTGGGCACGCTCAAGAACGGCGGCGTGGACATCGCCTCGTTCCACGACTACGAGTCCGAGGTCCCGTCGGACCTCTCGGGCGAGCTCGAGACGATCAAGGCCGGCATCATCGACGGCTCGATCGCGGTCGAGTCGCCGTCGTCGCTTACGAAGTAG
- a CDS encoding BMP family lipoprotein, whose product MPRTRRVVRAAILPIALLSAAALAGCGAAPEPGATSAAASDYCARMVTNSGGLQDRSFNQSSWEGLQRAEQELGIQADVLVSTSETDLAPNVEQAVGTGCGFILTVGYELAEATSAAAAENPDVHFSIVDEVVDAPNVKPLVFDTAQASYLAGYLAAGVSETGKVGTFGGGNQPPVTLFMDGFVDGVAAYNQAHGTSVVALGWDAAAQDGTFTGDFEDVSKGQTTTQNLLDQGADVIMPVAGQVGEGAASAILAHGSGKLIWVDNDGYDTLPAEYRPLLLTSVLKDTGQAVVDIVADDQEGSFSSEPYVGTLANGGVGLAEYHDLAAEVSPELQSELDALKARIVSGDVQVKSVSTP is encoded by the coding sequence ATGCCCCGCACCCGCCGCGTCGTCCGCGCCGCCATCCTGCCCATCGCCCTCCTCTCCGCCGCGGCCCTCGCCGGGTGCGGCGCGGCCCCCGAGCCCGGCGCCACCTCGGCGGCCGCGAGTGACTACTGCGCCCGCATGGTGACCAACTCCGGCGGCCTGCAGGACCGCTCCTTCAACCAGTCGAGCTGGGAGGGGCTGCAGCGCGCGGAGCAGGAGCTGGGGATCCAGGCCGACGTCCTCGTGTCCACGTCGGAGACCGACCTCGCCCCGAACGTCGAGCAGGCGGTCGGCACGGGCTGCGGCTTCATCCTCACCGTCGGCTACGAGCTGGCGGAGGCCACGTCGGCGGCGGCCGCGGAGAACCCGGACGTGCACTTCTCCATCGTCGACGAGGTCGTCGACGCCCCGAACGTCAAGCCGCTCGTCTTCGACACCGCGCAGGCGTCCTACCTCGCGGGCTACCTCGCGGCGGGCGTGAGCGAGACGGGCAAGGTCGGCACCTTCGGCGGCGGCAACCAGCCGCCCGTCACCCTCTTCATGGACGGCTTCGTCGACGGCGTGGCCGCCTACAACCAGGCGCACGGCACGAGCGTCGTCGCGCTCGGCTGGGACGCCGCCGCGCAGGACGGCACCTTCACCGGCGACTTCGAGGACGTGTCGAAGGGCCAGACCACCACGCAGAACCTGCTCGACCAGGGCGCCGACGTGATCATGCCGGTGGCGGGTCAGGTGGGGGAGGGCGCGGCGTCGGCGATCCTCGCGCACGGCAGCGGCAAGCTCATCTGGGTCGACAACGACGGCTACGACACCCTGCCCGCCGAGTACCGGCCGCTCCTGCTCACGAGCGTGCTCAAGGACACGGGCCAGGCCGTGGTCGACATCGTGGCCGACGACCAGGAGGGGTCCTTCTCCTCGGAGCCCTACGTGGGCACGCTCGCGAACGGCGGCGTGGGCCTCGCGGAGTACCACGACCTCGCCGCCGAGGTGTCGCCCGAGCTGCAGTCCGAGCTCGACGCGCTGAAGGCCCGGATCGTCTCCGGCGACGTGCAGGTGAAGTCGGTCTCGACGCCATAG
- a CDS encoding mannose-1-phosphate guanylyltransferase, whose amino-acid sequence MTEQTSAISRFYSVIPAGGVGSRLWPLSRADAPKFLHDLTGSGRTLLRDTWERLAPLSGEDRIMVVTGRAHRAAVEAQLPELTDPNVVLESEGRDSTAAIALAAAILQRREPGVIIGSFAADHVIADPNRFRDTVREAVIAADAGYITTIGITPTEPATGFGYIHTGKALSIPDAPHALEVASFVEKPSIGVARGYVKGGTHLWNAGMFIARADRLLEELGRTEPELLKGVLELAEAWDTADRGVVVDRVWPNLKKIAIDYAVAEPAAARGALAVIPGRFTWDDVGDFASVAKMHSSGRKSDLVILGEDARVLSDASSGIVVANSKRVISLIGVRDIVVVDTPDALLVTTKENAQRVKSVVDALKLSGGTDVL is encoded by the coding sequence ATGACCGAGCAGACGAGCGCGATCTCCCGTTTCTACAGCGTGATCCCCGCGGGGGGCGTGGGCTCGCGCCTCTGGCCGCTGTCCCGCGCTGACGCCCCGAAGTTCCTCCACGACCTCACCGGTTCCGGCCGCACGCTCCTCCGCGACACCTGGGAGCGCCTGGCGCCCCTGTCCGGCGAGGACCGGATCATGGTGGTCACCGGCCGCGCGCACCGCGCCGCCGTCGAGGCTCAGCTCCCCGAGCTCACCGACCCCAACGTGGTCCTCGAGAGCGAGGGACGGGACAGCACCGCGGCCATCGCGCTCGCGGCGGCCATCCTCCAGCGCCGGGAGCCCGGCGTCATCATCGGCTCGTTCGCCGCCGACCACGTCATCGCCGACCCGAACCGCTTCCGCGACACCGTGCGCGAGGCCGTCATCGCCGCCGACGCCGGCTACATCACCACCATCGGCATCACGCCCACGGAGCCCGCGACCGGATTCGGCTACATCCACACCGGCAAGGCGCTCAGCATCCCCGACGCCCCGCACGCCCTCGAGGTCGCGTCGTTCGTGGAGAAGCCGAGCATCGGCGTCGCCCGCGGCTACGTGAAGGGCGGCACGCACCTCTGGAACGCGGGCATGTTCATCGCCCGCGCCGACCGCCTGCTCGAGGAGCTCGGCCGCACCGAGCCCGAGCTGCTCAAGGGCGTGCTCGAGCTCGCCGAGGCCTGGGACACCGCCGACCGCGGCGTCGTCGTCGACCGCGTGTGGCCGAACCTCAAGAAGATCGCCATCGACTACGCGGTCGCCGAGCCCGCCGCCGCCCGGGGCGCGCTCGCCGTGATCCCCGGCCGCTTCACCTGGGACGACGTGGGCGACTTCGCCTCCGTCGCCAAGATGCACTCGAGCGGCCGCAAGTCCGACCTCGTGATCCTCGGCGAGGACGCGCGCGTCCTGTCGGACGCGTCGAGCGGCATCGTCGTGGCCAACAGCAAGCGCGTGATCAGCCTCATCGGCGTGCGCGACATCGTCGTCGTGGACACCCCCGACGCCCTGCTCGTGACGACGAAGGAGAACGCGCAGCGCGTCAAGAGCGTGGTGGACGCGCTCAAGCTCAGCGGCGGGACGGACGTCCTGTAA